TCAATCCAAATATAGTTTTTGCATCTCGATTTATGGCCTTACAGTTGCCCAGATGGCTGTTGAAATGAAATTTCAACTTGATCTTGCGATCtttaaagttaaaatttatgttGGATTTTACACAAGTCCCATCTGGTCCTTTGATTTCAGGAAGCAGTGCATCAAACAGTTCGCGTTATCTTTGAGGATCCAGGAGTTCAGGAATTACTTGTCAAGCTTTACCAGAAAGGTATCTACTATTCTGAAGAACTAATCTATTAGCTTTACTAATGTGTGAATAGAGGCAGTCGAGTCGTTGTCACCTCCTTGATACTGTTGCTACTGGTTTCCATTGATTTTTAATAGATAAAACTATTCTCATATGCATTGATTTTCTACATGTTATATAATGTAATAGTTGTGTTCTTTATAACATAATCATTTCAGAATTAAGATATGGTCTTCTGTCCAACTTAATTCTCAGTGAGATCACTAATTTTACTTGATACGTGTTCTTGACTTGTTCCTCCTATGGTAATGTAAATAACCTAGCTATTTTACTTTATAGAATGGTGCGAGGGACAGGTTACCGAGTACCTCGTGGCAACTTTCGGTGATTATTTCACAGATGTGAAAATGTAAGTTTTTCTTTCCCCCTTTTGTTTAACAAGAGCCAAAAATGCTACAAGTCTATTGAAGATGTCGTGGTGAATACTGGATGCAGGTATGTCGAAGAAAGATCATTTAGAAGATTTGTCGAAGCATGTTTGGAAGAAACAGTCGTTGTCTATGTTGACCATCTCCTAACTCAGGTTCCCCCATTTATTCTCAAGCATTTTTACCTTTTATATTTCATCAGCATACACAAACACTGAACCTTTGGGGTTGACGTGTGTAATTCCAGAAAAACTACATCAAGGAAGAAACTATTGAACGGATGAGGCTAGATGAAGAGGTTCTCATGGATTTCTTTAGGGAGTATATAAGTGCATCTGTAAGTTGGTTTCAGCACTTAACTCATTTTTAACCtgaataattttatatttctttgaaGTATTGCTTAATATTTCCACTGGAACTGTGTTACAGAAAGTGGAGAGCAGAATCAGAATAATGAGCGATCTGAGAGAACTTGCATCTGCAGAGAGTCTAGATGCATTTACACTCGTGTACTCGAATATTCTAGAGCACCAGCCTGACTGCCCGGTAAATATTATCTAAACAAAGCCTGCTCTGGCTTTTTACAATATCAGTATACACAGAATCTCTAATATATGGTATGCAGGCCGAGGTCGTAGAGAAGCTTGTTAGTCTGCGTGAAGGCATACCACGGAAGGACACAAAAGAGGTAAACATaccaaactctcttttttggAAAATGCTGGGTTATAATTGTAGCGAATCACATGGATTTTTAAACTATGGTTACGAGACTTCAAATGGCGAAGAATTCTTAAATTGACGAAATGGTTATGGTGATGAAAACAGGTGGTACAAGAGTGCAAAGAGATATATGAGAACACACTGGTAGATGGTAATCCTCCAAAGACAGGATTTGTATTCCCGAGAGTCAAGTGCTTAACTGCTTCCAAAGGATCTATGTGGCGAAAACTCACTTAATCTGTAAAACAGCGTTCAGCGTTTGCGTCCGTAACTGCTTTTCTAGTTGAGATGATGTTCTTTCTCCAAATTATGGCGTTTGCGtccatgtcttctttttctttgcatGGTATCTTTCCTCTGTAAATTCtgtgttttctcttgttttgttctttttcttaccTTTATTCCTGgatttgaaagttgaaacgCTCGGTGGCCACTTGCACTAGGATATTATCCCGTTGTATTTAGGAGGCGTATTTTTTTGTCGCAAATTTTAATTCTACtgtttcatttaattttgataaaatcttCTTAAAGTTCGTTTCTCTTTCATAACAAGGTAGctcttattgtttttagaattatttctgatttgtgaaattttgaatttgaagcaTATTTTTATCatgaatataaaaaatgttggggattataaaaaagtttgtaaattcACTCATTGGCAGCTGATTTAGCCACTCACaatatctaaataaataattgtaaGCATTATCTTGAAATATTTTCTGAAAtgactgtttcttttttactttaattaaattttgttctaGAAACCTTTTGatcataatgaaaataaagagtCCATCCACCACATGGGGTAAGCATAATGTGTGATATTTAAAGGGTAACAAATGTAATctgctttttattttactttttacctCTACTCAAATTGTATgggcagttttttttttttttttaaatgataagACAAGTATCTGTTTAATGGTATTGTGATGAAACAGTAGTAAAGTCATATCGGGCACGCCATACTACTTCCACAGTGGAACTTGGCCAAATTTTGTCTTTGCCGTCTCTACAGTTTCTTCcaccaaattttttgttgacaaaactCAAATCTTTCAATCTCATCTCTGCCAAAGTTGGGTTTAGAAAGAATATCAGCAAACACTAATATCTTTATTGTTGCATGGTTTATCAATCACAAAATTCACAAccattgtaaaaaaaaattcacattttTGGTATGAGATTGCTCACATGATAGTGAACCTCTTTAACATTTTAACTTTACTTTCATAAATACGGGATTACGAATCTTACTTgcattaaaaatttagaaaaggtTTTTCtacttaaagaaaaaagggacCCAACAGAGAGAGGTTTGACCAGGAGAAACGGGTGCATAGCCTTAAGAGCTTTCAACTACTTTACCCCAAACCCAAAGCGATGTCACTTTCAACCATCTCTTCTCTCCCCCGAACCCGTTTTTTTGACCGGTCAGTTCGGGCAGCAGCACCGTTACGGGCAGCTTATATTCCTCGTCTTCCTCCTCTACACCACTGCATGCCCATAAATAAAGCCCGTTGAgatctttaaaaatattaaataatatatcaacGAAAAAGCTATTTTAttcataagaagaaaaagagaggaacaacaacaacacactAATCATAGTTTCTCTGGCAGGCTTGTTGTTGCGGCTTAATAAAAAGctcttttgttattattacttCACGTAGATTTTCCCCAAAAagctcttatttttttgtttaaaaaaaaaagtttcatctttattcaacttttgttttacagtgtgtgtgtgagagagagagtgtggtTTGATTGAGGAAAGACGACGACGAGAACGCCGGAGAAttaggattttgattttattttttactctttgtttgttttaatgCTAATGGGTTTTTAAAAGGGTTATCGAAAAAATGAGTGAGTTTGTGTTGAGGTTGTCTCTGTAAAGTGTTAATGGTGGTGATTTTCGGAAGTTAGGGTTTTCTCGGATCTGAAGAGATCAAATCAAGATTCGAAATTTAGCATTGTTGTTTGAAATGGAGTCGAGTTATGTGGTGTTTATCTTACTTTCACTGATCTTACTTCCGAATCATTCACTGTGGCTTGCTTCTGCTAATTTGGAAGGTTCGTGGTTACTCAATTACTCAGCTTTACTCGTTTCTCAATTACTTTCTcgattcttttttatttggagGTGAATCGCTATCTTTAGTGTCTGcattttgatttatgaaaattgttgttgttctttgtATTTGTAAGATTTAGTGGCTAGTACTTTGAATACActgttttgcttttcttgtTCAGATCAACTTTGTATATTGTAAAGGCATGTTCTTTGGGTTGAAAAGCTGGGTTATTTGATATCTTAAGATTGATGTTGTTGATCCAAACATTCTCTGAAAgacttcatttgtttttggttttgtaaagaatttgtttaattattagCCTCTAATCTCAGAGAGGCCTGTTTGAATAGTTCTCTCTTGAAATTAGACTTTTCACCAATTGATGCTAATTGTGTAgatttgttgttcttgttatAGGTGATGCTTTGCATACTTTGAGGGTTACTCTAGTTGATCCAAACAATGTCTTGCAGAGCTGGGATCCTACGCTAGTGAATCCTTGCACATGGTTCCATGTCACTTGCAACAACGAGAACAGTGTCATAAGAGTGTAAAGCTTTCTTCTACTAATCCCACTTTTTAAACTTTGACCTCAGCGTGGTTACcgacatttttgtttcttttgtcaaataCAGTGATTTGGGGAATGCAGAGTTATCTGGCCATTTAGTTCCAGAGCTTGGTGTGCTCAAGAATTTGCAGTATTTGTAAGTTCCACTTATGCATCATgctttaacaaaacaaatccaagATTTGACAGAAGAAGCACTGGAGTTACCTTTTGTAATTGAAATCTTTTTAAcaagtttcttattttcttacagGGAGCTTTACAGTAACAACATAACTGGCCCGATTCCTAGTAATCTTGGAAATCTGACAAACTTAGTGAGTTTGGATCTTTACTTAAACAGCTTCTCCGGTCCTATTCCGGAATCATTGGGAAAGCTTTCAAAGCTGAGATTTCTGTGAGTATACATATGCTTTACCGGCTCAGTTACAGTCTTTGTTTAATCTTAGGTTTTGTTCCAATTTTTGACTCTTTGCTGAAAATTTTACATGCAAGAATAGCCGGCTTAACAACAACAGTCTCACTGGGTCAATTCCTATGTCACTGACCAATATTACTACCCTTCAAGTGTTGTGAGTCCTCTCATTAACTTTCATTTATGTCTACTTCATTCTCCCTCAGTTGATTTGTTGAGTTAATGCACTTAACCTTGATGGATGCAACACAGAGATCTATCAAATAACAGACTCTCTGGTTCAGTTCCTGACAATGGCTCCTTCTCACTCTTCACACCCATCAGGTTCTATGATTTATCCTCTTCAGTTATTTCAGTTGTTGTGTCAGTGTCTGAACTTATTCTGAAACTTTCATTTCCTTGTGCAGTTTTGCTAATAACTTAGACCTATGTGGACCTGTTACAAGTCACCCATGTCCTGGATCTCCCCCGttttctcctccaccaccttTTATTCAACCTCCCCCAGTTTCCACCCCGAGTAAGCCTCCTCTTTTTAGTTTACATTATAGGAAACAGAAGATGAAATCTTTGCTTCTCTGTCAATCCTTTTTCTCATATAACTCATCTTGCCAATAAGGCAATAACCAAATGATCTAATTTGATTTCAGGTGGGTATGGTATAACTGGAGCAATAGCTGGTGGAGTTGCTGCAGGTGCTGCTTTGCTCTTTGCTGCTCCTGCAATAGCCTTTGCTTGGTGGCGACGAAGAAAGCCACTAGATATTTTCTTCGATGTCCCTGGTGAGTTTATTATTCGCATTAGTTTCTGTTCTTAGCcagcaattttgttttgcagaaaAGTATTGGAACAACTGTTAATGAAAATCAATACATAAGTCATTGTTTTTTAAGTTACAAACTCTTTTGAGTAAAATCTCGATTGCAAAATCTCTTTGCAGCCGAAGAAGATCCAGAAGTTCATCTGGGACAGCTCAAGAGGTTTTCTTTGCGGGAGCTACAAGTGGCGAGTGATGGGTTTAGTAACAAGAACATTTTGGGCAGAGGTGGGTTTGGGAAAGTCTACAAGGGACGCTTGGCAGACGGAACTCTTGTTGCTGTCAAGAGACTGAAGGAAGAGCGAACTCCAGGTGGAGAGCTCCAGTTTCAAACAGAAGTAGAGATGATAAGTATGGCAGTTCATCGAAACCTGTTGAGATTACGAGGTTTCTGTATGACACCGACCGAGAGATTGCTTGTGTATCCTTACATGGCCAATGGAAGTGTTGCTTCGTGTCTCAGAGGTAAAAACTAAACATCTTGTGCTCTCTCTCAATTACTTTGACGTGAAGtgttttttcatgttttcctTTATGGGTTCATAATTGTTGGTTACACTAATGACACAGAGAGGCCACCGTCACAACCTCCGCTTGATTGGCCAACGCGGAAGAGAATCGCGCTAGGCTCAGCTCGAGGTTTGTCTTACCTACATGATCACTGCGATCCGAAGATCATTCACCGTGACGTAAAAGCAGCAAACATCCTCTTAGACGAAGAATTCGAAGCGGTTGTTGGAGATTTCGGGTTGGCAAAGCTAATGGACTATAAAGACACTCACGTGACAACAGCAGTCCGTGGCACCATCGGTCACATCGCTCCAGAATATCTCTCAACCGGAAAATCTTCAGAGAAAACCGACGTTTTCGGATACGGAATCATGCTTCTAGAACTAATCACAGGACAAAGAGCTTTCGATCTCGCTCGGCTAGCTAACGACGACGACGTCATGTTACTTGACTGGGTAATAACAACATAAAACTTCCATTTGACCCCAACAAAAACCATTGAAACGAGAATCTAATCTCAAATActtgtttgttggtttaggTGAAAGGAttgttgaaggagaagaagctagAGATGTTAGTGGATCCAGATCTTCAAACAAACTACGAGGAGAGAGAACTGGAACAAGTGATACAAGTGGCGTTGCTATGCACGCAAGGATCACCAATGGAAAGACCAAAGATGTCTGAAGTTGTAAGGATGCTGGAAGGAGATGGGCTTGCGGAGAAATGGGACGAATGGcaaaaagttgagattttgagGGAAGAGATTGATTTGAGTCCTAATCCTAACTCTGATTGGATTCTTGATTCTACTTACAATTTGCACGCCGTTGAGTTATCTGGTccaaggtaaaaaaaaaaaacataaaattattgaacaataacaaattttacaaGGTAGGTAGTTTTTTTACCCGtaagttttcgttttttttaattgttaatgTAAAATGAAATCTAGCATTCAAagatttgtgattttgtgCTATGGTTCgattaaaagggaaaaaaattgtaatctaAAGATTTGTGTAAGATTACTGTCTATTGTATGAAGTATGAACTATGAACACAATATATGTACATCCAAAAATACGTTAAACTAACTCCGCTGTTTTGCTACAAAAACCCTTTCAATTTTGTTCTACTAAACGTCGTTAGAATACACAAAAGCGAAACAGCGTCGTTTATTTATAATGCGCTACTCACATGACGCCGTTTCACTTTTGTGTATacaaacgacgtcgtttaatagaaaaatttTTGGAAGGGTTTTTGttgggaaaaaaagagaagaagggttTTTGTACTTTGTGTCTTCTTGTTCCATCATCGTGACACGTCACACCTCCATTCATCTCCGCCGTCCTCTTCCTGTTCTTAGTCGCGGCTGGAAAAAACTgtggtgagagagagaagaagaagaagaagaagatgagtaataatactaataataCAGAGATGAATAATCTAGCGatggaagaagaggatgaaggAGAGATTTTCCTTGGTGAATCCGATGTCCTCCGTGAAATCGATGTCGACgaagaaggtttttttttatctccttCAATCGTGATTTTTTTAtcgtatgtatatatgtgtatgtgtatgtGACTCTTCTATTTTCGATTCAGATCTTCCTGAagcagatgatgatgatatggaCGATGATGGTGAAcaatttggtaacagattCACCACCTCGTGTTTCCtcaatatgaaattttatggTTGTTAATTCTACCAAATCTTACTTTCAGATGAAAACGATGACTCTGTTCACACATTCACTGGTCACAAAGGTAAcgtttttatcattttatttctcaattaaatgttttttaactTTCATGAAACTAAGaaagttttgtcttttacaGGTGAGCTTTATGCATTGGCTTGTAGTCCAACAGATGCTACACTTGTTGCAACTGGAGGTGGAGATGATAAAGCATTTCTCTGGAAAATTGGTAATGGAGATTGGGCTGCTGAGCTTCCTGGTCACAAGGACTCTGTCTCTTGTTTAGCTTTTAGCTATGATGGACAGTTACTTGCTTCTGGAGGATTAGATGGTGTTGTACAGATCTTTGATGCATCATCAGGGACTTTGAAATGTGTTTTGGATGGTCCTGGTGCTGGAATCGAGGTATAAATAACTTGTCCTATATCATCATTGTAATTGAGATCCTCAGGTCCAAATCTAGTACTTACTGTGTGGTATTTTTCAGTGGGTGAGATGGCATCCGAGAGGACACATTGTGTTGG
This sequence is a window from Arabidopsis thaliana chromosome 1 sequence. Protein-coding genes within it:
- the SERK1 gene encoding somatic embryogenesis receptor-like kinase 1 (somatic embryogenesis receptor-like kinase 1 (SERK1); FUNCTIONS IN: transmembrane receptor protein serine/threonine kinase activity, kinase activity; INVOLVED IN: in 8 processes; LOCATED IN: plasma membrane, protein complex; EXPRESSED IN: 26 plant structures; EXPRESSED DURING: 15 growth stages; CONTAINS InterPro DOMAIN/s: Protein kinase, ATP binding site (InterPro:IPR017441), Protein kinase, catalytic domain (InterPro:IPR000719), Leucine-rich repeat-containing N-terminal domain, type 2 (InterPro:IPR013210), Leucine-rich repeat (InterPro:IPR001611), Serine/threonine-protein kinase-like domain (InterPro:IPR017442), Protein kinase-like domain (InterPro:IPR011009), Serine/threonine-protein kinase, active site (InterPro:IPR008271); BEST Arabidopsis thaliana protein match is: somatic embryogenesis receptor-like kinase 2 (TAIR:AT1G34210.1); Has 181670 Blast hits to 121787 proteins in 4268 species: Archae - 123; Bacteria - 18224; Metazoa - 45784; Fungi - 8994; Plants - 88758; Viruses - 411; Other Eukaryotes - 19376 (source: NCBI BLink).), translated to MESSYVVFILLSLILLPNHSLWLASANLEGDALHTLRVTLVDPNNVLQSWDPTLVNPCTWFHVTCNNENSVIRVDLGNAELSGHLVPELGVLKNLQYLELYSNNITGPIPSNLGNLTNLVSLDLYLNSFSGPIPESLGKLSKLRFLRLNNNSLTGSIPMSLTNITTLQVLDLSNNRLSGSVPDNGSFSLFTPISFANNLDLCGPVTSHPCPGSPPFSPPPPFIQPPPVSTPSGYGITGAIAGGVAAGAALLFAAPAIAFAWWRRRKPLDIFFDVPAEEDPEVHLGQLKRFSLRELQVASDGFSNKNILGRGGFGKVYKGRLADGTLVAVKRLKEERTPGGELQFQTEVEMISMAVHRNLLRLRGFCMTPTERLLVYPYMANGSVASCLRERPPSQPPLDWPTRKRIALGSARGLSYLHDHCDPKIIHRDVKAANILLDEEFEAVVGDFGLAKLMDYKDTHVTTAVRGTIGHIAPEYLSTGKSSEKTDVFGYGIMLLELITGQRAFDLARLANDDDVMLLDWVKGLLKEKKLEMLVDPDLQTNYEERELEQVIQVALLCTQGSPMERPKMSEVVRMLEGDGLAEKWDEWQKVEILREEIDLSPNPNSDWILDSTYNLHAVELSGPR